A genome region from Nocardia sp. NBC_00565 includes the following:
- a CDS encoding RNA-guided endonuclease InsQ/TnpB family protein yields the protein MRFELAPTPEQAVVMGRYCGLSRAVENFCLEIVGKKWAQRKAEESYGLSGDELTAVPWTAPALEREWRAAHPSRYPWFTQDKMSSRVPKEACRVRAAGFANYLKSKTGKRRGARIGFPTWRKRKHGSRFRYDADRAAPRGEHTVKLPGVGDVAAREDMSWLTERLADGRARILGSTIREQGGRWWISFQLEVDRTDINTRRMVPADAPRCGIDLGLKTFAVLTNEDGSTEEIHAPKPLRAAQRALARANQKLARTGRESKNRIKARVRVARLHLRVAGRRHDFLHKTTTRLARTKSAIAVETLNVAGMVRNRRLSRAISDAGFAEFVRLLEYKADWYGATVWKADRWFASSKTCGPCGWVHTELTLADRSWACPGCGVVHDRDRNAAGNLLAAMLADVAG from the coding sequence GTGCGTTTCGAGCTGGCCCCTACCCCGGAGCAGGCGGTTGTGATGGGCCGCTATTGTGGCCTGTCGCGGGCGGTGGAGAACTTCTGCCTCGAGATCGTGGGCAAGAAATGGGCGCAACGCAAGGCCGAGGAGTCCTACGGTCTGTCCGGTGATGAGTTGACCGCAGTGCCGTGGACGGCACCGGCTTTGGAGCGGGAGTGGCGTGCCGCGCACCCGAGCCGCTATCCGTGGTTCACGCAAGACAAGATGTCTTCGCGGGTGCCGAAGGAGGCGTGCCGGGTGCGGGCGGCTGGGTTCGCCAACTACTTGAAATCGAAGACGGGAAAACGTCGGGGTGCACGGATCGGGTTCCCGACGTGGCGTAAACGCAAGCATGGCTCCCGATTCCGTTACGACGCCGACCGCGCCGCACCCCGCGGTGAACACACTGTGAAACTACCCGGTGTAGGCGACGTCGCCGCCCGTGAAGACATGTCGTGGCTGACCGAGCGTCTGGCCGATGGTCGTGCCCGGATTCTGGGGTCCACGATCCGGGAGCAGGGCGGACGGTGGTGGATCTCCTTCCAACTCGAGGTCGACCGCACCGACATCAACACCCGCCGCATGGTGCCCGCCGATGCCCCCCGATGCGGAATCGACCTGGGCCTGAAGACCTTCGCGGTCCTGACCAATGAGGACGGCAGCACCGAGGAGATTCACGCCCCCAAGCCGTTGCGCGCCGCGCAACGCGCCCTGGCGCGTGCCAACCAAAAACTTGCGCGGACCGGGCGGGAGTCAAAGAACCGGATTAAGGCGCGGGTGCGGGTGGCGCGGCTGCATCTGCGGGTCGCGGGTCGGCGACACGATTTTCTGCACAAGACCACCACGCGGTTGGCGAGAACCAAGTCGGCTATCGCGGTGGAAACGTTGAATGTCGCGGGGATGGTGCGGAATCGGCGCCTGTCTCGGGCGATCTCGGATGCGGGGTTCGCTGAGTTCGTGCGCCTGCTCGAGTACAAAGCCGACTGGTACGGGGCCACGGTGTGGAAGGCGGACCGCTGGTTCGCCTCCTCGAAGACCTGCGGGCCATGTGGGTGGGTCCACACGGAACTGACGTTGGCGGACCGGAGTTGGGCGTGCCCGGGGTGTGGTGTGGTCCATGACCGCGACCGCAACGCGGCCGGTAACCTACTCGCGGCGATGCTCGCCGACGTCGCTGGTTGA
- a CDS encoding OmpA family protein, which translates to MRSSIAATASSVVSSARSSAQQTIQDAINTVLAAAPITFTSGSSDLSAVDIATIKAVALPLEGNDTKIQITTYAQDSNPITAKSLANARADNIVTALEAEGIDKTRITVQADANPTESDAQVDEAEIAVVGD; encoded by the coding sequence ATGCGCAGCAGTATCGCCGCCACCGCCTCCTCCGTAGTGAGCTCGGCACGCAGCAGCGCACAGCAGACGATCCAAGACGCGATCAACACGGTGCTGGCCGCCGCACCGATCACCTTCACCAGTGGCAGCTCGGACCTCAGCGCGGTCGATATCGCAACCATCAAAGCAGTAGCGCTCCCGCTGGAAGGAAACGACACCAAAATCCAGATCACGACCTACGCCCAGGATTCGAACCCGATCACAGCCAAATCCCTGGCCAACGCCCGTGCCGACAATATCGTGACGGCGCTGGAAGCCGAGGGCATCGACAAGACACGGATCACCGTGCAGGCCGATGCCAACCCGACCGAATCCGATGCTCAGGTCGACGAGGCGGAGATCGCGGTGGTCGGCGACTAG
- a CDS encoding o-succinylbenzoate synthase: protein MSTETFVYAIPMRTRFRGITVREGMLIEGPLGWGEFCPFPEYDDREAAGWLATAVEQVTAGWPEPVRERIPINCTVPAVDPVRAHAIVAGSGCHTAKVKVADHADSLGEDLARVEAVRDALGPDGSVRVDANAVWDVDTAVAHIKQIDRAAGGLEYVEQPCRTIDELAAVRRRVDVRIAADESIRRAEDPLRVAVAGAADIAVLKCTPLGGVRRALQVAEAAGLPCVVSSALETSIGLAAQLALAAALPDLDFACGLGTLSLLEGDLVNESLRPVDGFLPVPKTPPTPDPALLERYRHPDPARTQWWENRLARVRELTVA from the coding sequence GTGAGCACCGAAACCTTTGTCTACGCGATTCCGATGCGGACCCGGTTCCGCGGCATCACGGTGCGCGAGGGGATGTTGATCGAGGGTCCGCTCGGGTGGGGTGAGTTCTGTCCGTTTCCCGAATACGACGATCGGGAGGCGGCGGGGTGGCTGGCGACCGCGGTGGAACAGGTGACGGCGGGGTGGCCGGAGCCGGTGCGCGAGCGGATTCCGATCAATTGCACGGTGCCCGCGGTCGATCCGGTGCGGGCGCATGCGATCGTGGCCGGGTCCGGGTGCCACACGGCGAAGGTCAAGGTCGCCGATCATGCCGATTCGCTGGGCGAGGATCTGGCGCGGGTCGAGGCGGTGCGGGATGCGCTCGGCCCGGACGGATCGGTTCGCGTGGATGCCAATGCGGTCTGGGATGTCGATACCGCGGTCGCGCACATCAAGCAGATCGACCGTGCCGCAGGCGGTTTGGAATACGTCGAGCAACCGTGCCGCACCATCGATGAGCTGGCGGCGGTGCGCCGACGGGTCGATGTGCGGATCGCCGCCGACGAATCCATCCGCCGCGCCGAGGATCCGCTGCGCGTCGCGGTGGCCGGTGCCGCCGATATCGCGGTCCTCAAGTGCACGCCATTGGGCGGGGTGCGCCGCGCACTCCAGGTCGCCGAGGCCGCCGGTCTGCCATGCGTGGTGTCCTCCGCCCTCGAGACCAGCATCGGCCTCGCCGCCCAACTCGCACTCGCCGCCGCCCTGCCGGACCTCGACTTCGCCTGTGGCCTGGGCACTCTATCGCTCCTCGAAGGCGACCTCGTCAACGAATCACTACGCCCAGTCGACGGCTTCCTCCCGGTCCCGAAAACCCCGCCAACACCCGACCCGGCCCTGCTGGAGCGCTACCGCCACCCCGACCCGGCCCGCACCCAATGGTGGGAGAACCGCTTGGCCCGAGTACGCGAACTGACCGTTGCGTGA
- a CDS encoding TIGR04338 family metallohydrolase: MSARDTQRTRVYDAEQLVRGVFDRADEHGNRTVELYGSHITLPIERRFASVESVQTYADKVLGLNWVRAQWDRAATPVRVRSRAGTSAAHYEAADAVLAVPLHTGATAWALRELVILHELAHHLEPAAASVAPHGPEFCGRYLELVDGIIGPEACLVLRTSMLGCGVRLT; the protein is encoded by the coding sequence GTGAGTGCGCGAGATACCCAGCGCACCAGGGTGTATGACGCCGAGCAGTTGGTGCGTGGGGTGTTCGATCGAGCCGATGAGCACGGCAACCGTACGGTCGAGCTCTACGGCTCGCACATCACGTTGCCGATCGAGCGGCGTTTCGCTTCGGTCGAGTCGGTGCAGACCTACGCCGATAAGGTGCTGGGGCTGAATTGGGTTCGGGCGCAATGGGATCGTGCCGCGACACCGGTCCGGGTCCGATCGCGCGCCGGCACGAGCGCCGCGCATTACGAGGCCGCGGACGCCGTGCTCGCGGTCCCGCTGCACACCGGGGCCACCGCATGGGCGCTGCGCGAACTGGTGATCCTGCACGAACTGGCCCACCACCTCGAGCCCGCCGCGGCGTCGGTGGCACCGCACGGCCCCGAATTCTGCGGTCGCTACCTCGAACTCGTCGACGGCATCATCGGCCCCGAGGCGTGCCTGGTCCTGCGCACATCCATGCTCGGCTGCGGCGTCCGCCTCACCTGA
- a CDS encoding winged helix-turn-helix transcriptional regulator, with protein MMFVMAAVMEGPLADLSAWQPDECSIAKAMDMIGTRSVVLILREAYYGTTRFDGFAARVGITDAAAAGQLRKLTEAGLLAKRPYQEAGKRTRHEYVLTDMGRDLLPAVLALMQWGDAYLQSGPAPLLLVEESTGAPVRVQVRSDTGNEIELEKLGVRLNPEYARNRRARVES; from the coding sequence ATGATGTTCGTCATGGCAGCCGTGATGGAAGGACCGTTGGCCGATCTGAGTGCGTGGCAACCCGATGAGTGCTCGATCGCGAAGGCGATGGACATGATCGGCACCCGCTCGGTGGTGCTGATCCTGCGCGAGGCGTACTACGGCACGACGCGTTTCGACGGCTTCGCCGCGCGCGTCGGCATCACCGATGCGGCCGCCGCCGGCCAACTCCGCAAGCTCACCGAGGCGGGCCTGCTCGCCAAACGGCCATATCAGGAAGCGGGTAAACGCACCCGGCACGAGTACGTGCTCACCGATATGGGGCGCGACCTACTGCCCGCGGTGCTCGCGCTCATGCAATGGGGTGATGCGTATCTGCAGTCGGGGCCCGCGCCGCTGCTGCTGGTCGAGGAGTCGACCGGCGCGCCGGTCCGGGTTCAGGTCCGCAGCGATACGGGGAACGAGATCGAGCTGGAAAAGCTGGGTGTGCGGCTGAATCCGGAGTATGCGCGCAACCGTCGCGCCCGAGTCGAGTCGTAG
- a CDS encoding DUF2786 domain-containing protein yields the protein MTSLNTVPDRMLTRIGGLLRQAESTDNEHEAEAFLAAAQRLATRSSVDLAVARAHIAGRERRPTPVQRMIPIGEPGKRGLRTYVQLFVAIAAANDVRCDVARTSTQVYAYGFDSDIDTCEALYTSLLVQMVRASDQYIKSGQYRSATVEKVVTEKRWGRQVQRRIQAPVAPVTARLNFQMAFAARIGRRLAEVKAEVEAEVVPEVSAASTALALRNKEIELTDFYTRTSEARGTWRGPQASAGHSAAARRAGDRAGRAARLGTSPELGAARGQLPGGSK from the coding sequence ATGACTTCGCTGAATACGGTTCCCGACCGGATGCTCACCCGAATCGGAGGGTTGCTGCGCCAAGCCGAATCGACCGATAACGAGCACGAGGCCGAGGCGTTTCTCGCCGCGGCGCAGCGGTTGGCGACCAGGTCCTCGGTCGATCTCGCGGTCGCCCGCGCGCATATCGCCGGGCGCGAGCGCAGGCCGACCCCGGTGCAGCGGATGATCCCGATCGGCGAACCGGGTAAGCGGGGTTTGCGTACCTACGTGCAGTTGTTCGTGGCGATCGCGGCCGCCAACGATGTGCGCTGTGATGTTGCGCGCACCTCCACCCAGGTCTATGCCTACGGCTTCGATTCCGATATCGACACCTGCGAAGCCCTCTATACGAGTCTGCTGGTCCAGATGGTGCGGGCGTCGGATCAATACATCAAATCGGGCCAATACCGTTCGGCCACTGTGGAAAAGGTCGTCACGGAGAAACGGTGGGGCCGACAGGTGCAGCGCCGGATCCAGGCTCCGGTCGCGCCGGTCACCGCCCGGCTGAACTTCCAGATGGCCTTCGCCGCCCGCATCGGCCGCCGCCTGGCCGAGGTCAAGGCGGAAGTCGAGGCCGAGGTGGTGCCCGAGGTATCGGCCGCGAGCACCGCGCTCGCCCTGCGCAACAAGGAAATCGAGCTCACCGACTTCTACACCCGAACCTCCGAAGCCCGCGGCACCTGGCGCGGGCCACAGGCCTCAGCCGGACATTCCGCGGCGGCCCGACGCGCGGGTGATCGCGCCGGACGGGCAGCACGACTCGGCACGTCCCCTGAACTCGGCGCGGCGCGTGGGCAATTGCCTGGCGGGTCGAAGTGA
- a CDS encoding response regulator has product MRILVASPLGMVIEPTLSRSFEGSEVTVALDQLGVQNAIEENLRFDVVIADLIWSDPRLEFRFDGLDVVDMVHAADRSTPVLLATQGHSIEQDHLDEAYRRSDDVVGVHDKPAGIPPLLAAIHDAANGGCQFRRPAMPRATSLHELFAGGQGGTAGRLAGAIASGRTWDTPSLAQAANVGLDTAEAVASTLLGPVIRIRGEHGPIGEITPPVVYRWCGIHARYLMSWCRRYGHADVLEPPASSITATGIRTP; this is encoded by the coding sequence ATGCGGATTCTTGTTGCATCGCCGTTGGGGATGGTGATCGAGCCGACGCTGTCACGATCGTTCGAAGGATCCGAGGTAACCGTCGCCCTCGACCAGTTGGGCGTGCAAAATGCGATCGAAGAAAACCTTCGATTCGATGTAGTCATCGCGGATCTCATATGGAGCGATCCCCGACTGGAATTCAGATTCGACGGCCTCGATGTCGTAGATATGGTGCATGCCGCCGACCGCAGCACCCCGGTGCTCTTGGCTACCCAAGGCCACAGCATCGAGCAGGATCATTTGGACGAGGCATACCGGCGTTCGGATGATGTCGTCGGCGTGCACGACAAGCCCGCCGGCATCCCGCCGCTCCTTGCCGCGATACACGACGCCGCGAATGGAGGGTGCCAATTCCGCCGCCCCGCCATGCCCCGAGCCACTTCGCTGCACGAACTGTTCGCCGGAGGTCAGGGCGGAACCGCCGGGCGACTGGCCGGGGCGATCGCCTCGGGCCGAACCTGGGACACACCATCGCTGGCGCAGGCGGCCAACGTCGGATTGGACACCGCCGAAGCAGTTGCGAGCACCTTGCTCGGCCCGGTTATCCGCATCCGCGGCGAGCACGGCCCGATCGGCGAGATCACACCGCCAGTGGTCTACCGCTGGTGTGGAATCCACGCCCGCTATCTCATGAGCTGGTGTCGTCGATACGGCCACGCGGATGTCCTGGAACCGCCTGCATCGTCAATCACGGCCACCGGTATCCGGACCCCGTAG
- a CDS encoding SDR family oxidoreductase → MTHSIAQRFDEGRWPGDGRAYLVTGARGIVGRAVIDQLLAAGKSVRAASSDPAKSTVPDGVDVVAYDQTDPKSVAAALDGIERVFLYAEPEGIENFISAAASVGVEQVVLLSSIAAESGDNPIGAKHLAVERPLQDSGLALTILRPGAFAANARGWISSIKSERVVRLPFPDLQLNPIHEADMAAAAVTALTEPGHAGKIYPLTGPESLSQRAMVDAIAAAIGAPIELVELTYEQAAEFMFKPVLDMWATLGTTPAHIGPTAESVTGRAPRTYTQWAADHANDFR, encoded by the coding sequence ATGACACACAGCATCGCGCAGCGATTCGATGAGGGGCGGTGGCCGGGCGACGGGAGGGCATACCTCGTCACCGGCGCACGCGGCATTGTCGGCCGCGCTGTCATCGATCAGCTGCTGGCCGCCGGAAAATCGGTGCGGGCGGCCAGTTCCGACCCCGCGAAGTCCACCGTGCCCGACGGCGTCGATGTGGTCGCGTACGACCAAACCGATCCGAAGTCGGTAGCCGCGGCGCTCGACGGCATCGAGCGGGTTTTCCTCTACGCGGAGCCCGAAGGCATCGAGAACTTCATCAGCGCGGCAGCCTCCGTCGGCGTCGAGCAGGTGGTGCTGCTGTCGTCGATCGCGGCCGAGAGCGGCGACAATCCCATCGGCGCAAAGCATCTCGCGGTGGAGCGGCCCCTGCAGGACTCCGGTCTCGCGCTGACCATTCTGCGGCCGGGCGCGTTCGCGGCCAACGCGCGCGGCTGGATATCGTCGATCAAATCCGAACGCGTTGTGCGCCTGCCGTTTCCAGATCTGCAACTGAACCCGATCCACGAGGCGGATATGGCGGCGGCCGCGGTCACCGCGCTCACCGAGCCCGGACATGCCGGGAAGATCTACCCGTTGACCGGACCGGAATCGCTGTCGCAGCGGGCGATGGTCGACGCCATCGCGGCCGCCATCGGCGCACCGATCGAACTGGTCGAGCTGACCTACGAGCAGGCAGCGGAGTTCATGTTCAAGCCGGTACTCGACATGTGGGCAACACTGGGCACCACCCCCGCCCATATCGGCCCCACCGCTGAGTCGGTGACCGGCCGTGCCCCACGCACCTACACACAGTGGGCGGCCGACCACGCCAACGACTTCCGCTGA
- a CDS encoding thiolase family protein, with amino-acid sequence MRDAVIVEAVRTPIGKGKPNGALHNVNAVDLLAHSLREVVDRSGIDPVLIDDVIGGVVTQFGEQGANMTRRAALAAGYPESVPATTVDRQCGSSQQAIHFAAQGVISGAYDIVVAAGVESMGRIPMGANLVGSEDLSGVGFAARYPEGLVSQGISAELIAAKWGLTRTQLDEFALGSHEKAALATKNGLFSRELAPINGLSTDEGIRVGSTLETLGKLRPAYYDPAMAERFPQIGWEITAATASQVSDGSAAVLIMTSERAKELGLRPLARLHSFAVVGDDPLLMLTAVIPATRKVLQRAGLQLSDIDLIEINEAFSPVVLAWAQDTGADLSRVNVNGGAIAIGHPLGASGARLMTTLVSAMQDRGARYGLQTMCEAGGLANATILERL; translated from the coding sequence ATGAGAGACGCGGTGATCGTCGAAGCGGTACGCACGCCGATCGGCAAGGGCAAGCCGAACGGGGCACTGCACAACGTCAACGCGGTGGACCTGCTGGCGCACAGCCTGCGCGAGGTAGTGGACCGCAGCGGCATCGATCCGGTGCTCATCGATGATGTGATCGGCGGCGTCGTCACCCAGTTCGGCGAACAGGGCGCCAATATGACCCGGCGCGCGGCGCTGGCGGCGGGCTATCCGGAATCGGTGCCCGCGACCACGGTCGACCGGCAGTGCGGTAGCAGCCAGCAGGCCATTCATTTCGCCGCACAGGGCGTGATCTCCGGCGCGTACGACATCGTGGTCGCGGCGGGCGTGGAGTCGATGGGCCGGATTCCGATGGGCGCCAACCTGGTCGGATCCGAGGACCTGTCCGGCGTCGGCTTCGCCGCGCGCTACCCGGAGGGGCTGGTATCGCAGGGCATCAGCGCCGAACTGATCGCCGCCAAATGGGGCCTGACCCGCACCCAACTCGACGAGTTCGCCCTTGGCAGCCACGAAAAGGCCGCGCTGGCAACGAAGAACGGATTGTTCAGCAGGGAACTCGCCCCGATCAACGGGCTGAGCACCGACGAGGGCATCCGGGTCGGCAGCACGCTGGAAACCCTCGGCAAGCTGCGCCCGGCCTACTACGACCCGGCCATGGCCGAACGCTTTCCGCAGATCGGCTGGGAAATCACCGCCGCGACCGCGAGCCAGGTCAGCGATGGCAGTGCCGCGGTACTGATCATGACCAGCGAGCGCGCCAAGGAACTCGGCCTGCGGCCGCTGGCCCGGCTGCACAGCTTCGCGGTGGTGGGTGACGATCCGCTGCTCATGCTGACCGCGGTCATCCCGGCGACCCGAAAGGTGTTGCAGCGCGCCGGACTCCAGCTCTCCGATATCGATCTGATCGAGATCAACGAGGCGTTCTCCCCGGTGGTCCTGGCCTGGGCGCAGGACACCGGCGCGGATCTGTCCCGAGTCAACGTCAACGGCGGCGCCATCGCCATCGGCCATCCGCTCGGCGCGTCCGGCGCCCGCCTGATGACCACCCTGGTGTCCGCCATGCAGGACCGCGGCGCCCGCTACGGCCTGCAAACCATGTGCGAGGCAGGCGGTTTGGCGAACGCGACCATTCTCGAACGACTCTGA
- a CDS encoding ABC transporter ATP-binding protein: MATVTFDSATRLYPGSTKPAVDKLDLEIADGEFLVLVGPSGCGKSTSLRMLAGLEDVDGGRILIGANDVTHAEPKERDIAMVFQNYALYPHMTVAENMGFALKLAKVAKAEKERRVLEAAKLLDLEPYLTRKPKALSGGQRQRVAMGRAIVRQPQVFLMDEPLSNLDAKLRVQTRTQIAQLQRRLGTTTVYVTHDQVEAMTMGDRVAVLKDGLLQQCATPRDLYRDPANVFVAGFMGSPAMNLFTLPVADAAVELGGATLPVPRSVAEAAEGSVVVGVRPEHLELGGDKSGILMEVDVVEELGSDAYIYGRTVAEGATNGAGETIVARADWRNPPAKGNRVQLAASPEHTYFFSAVDGRRLA; encoded by the coding sequence ATGGCCACTGTGACCTTCGATAGCGCGACCCGGCTCTACCCCGGCTCGACCAAACCCGCCGTCGACAAGCTGGATCTGGAGATCGCCGACGGGGAATTCCTCGTCCTGGTCGGTCCTTCGGGCTGCGGTAAGTCGACCTCGCTGCGGATGCTCGCCGGACTCGAGGATGTCGACGGCGGGCGCATTCTGATCGGCGCCAACGATGTCACGCACGCCGAACCCAAGGAACGCGATATCGCGATGGTGTTCCAGAACTACGCGCTCTACCCGCATATGACCGTCGCCGAGAATATGGGCTTCGCGCTCAAGCTGGCCAAGGTCGCGAAGGCGGAGAAAGAGCGTCGGGTACTGGAGGCGGCCAAACTGCTCGACCTGGAGCCGTACCTGACTCGCAAGCCGAAGGCACTGTCCGGCGGTCAGCGCCAGCGCGTCGCGATGGGCCGGGCGATCGTGCGCCAGCCGCAGGTGTTCCTGATGGACGAGCCGCTGTCGAACCTCGATGCGAAGCTGCGCGTGCAGACCCGCACCCAGATCGCGCAGTTGCAGCGCCGTCTCGGCACCACCACCGTCTACGTCACCCACGACCAGGTCGAGGCGATGACCATGGGCGATCGGGTCGCGGTGCTCAAGGACGGACTGTTGCAGCAGTGCGCGACACCTCGTGACCTGTACCGGGATCCGGCGAATGTCTTCGTCGCCGGATTCATGGGCTCGCCCGCGATGAACCTGTTCACGCTGCCGGTCGCCGACGCTGCCGTTGAGCTCGGTGGCGCCACGCTGCCGGTGCCGCGTTCGGTCGCGGAAGCGGCGGAGGGCTCGGTGGTGGTCGGTGTTCGACCGGAACATCTCGAACTCGGCGGCGACAAGTCGGGCATCCTGATGGAGGTCGACGTGGTGGAGGAACTCGGCTCCGACGCCTACATCTACGGCCGCACGGTCGCCGAGGGTGCGACGAACGGCGCGGGCGAAACTATTGTCGCCCGGGCGGATTGGCGTAACCCGCCCGCAAAGGGCAACCGGGTGCAGCTGGCGGCCTCGCCGGAACATACCTACTTCTTCTCCGCCGTCGATGGTCGCCGCCTGGCCTGA
- a CDS encoding TetR/AcrR family transcriptional regulator has product MPSHRTPEPETRVRDAERTKRCLLDAAFDEFSARGYAGARVGDIASRAGVNKQLITYYFGGKAGLYQALQQQWLDTEAEFADPALPLSEIVTRYLRHALADPRGTRLVMWRGLSDDAPPDTTNPLAESDLAETRRRQERGEIAADLDAASLQLAVMGMVMAPLLLPVQVRDLFGMDARTPEFEQRYGEQLRRILAHLSTPDFQGDQP; this is encoded by the coding sequence GTGCCCAGCCACCGGACCCCCGAGCCCGAAACCCGTGTCCGCGATGCCGAACGCACCAAGCGCTGTCTGCTCGACGCGGCCTTCGATGAATTCTCGGCTCGCGGATACGCGGGTGCGCGCGTCGGCGACATCGCCAGCCGCGCTGGAGTGAACAAGCAGCTCATCACCTATTACTTCGGCGGCAAGGCCGGTCTCTACCAGGCACTGCAACAGCAGTGGCTCGATACCGAGGCCGAATTCGCCGACCCGGCCCTGCCGCTCAGCGAGATCGTGACCCGCTACCTGCGGCACGCACTCGCCGATCCACGCGGCACCCGCCTGGTCATGTGGCGCGGACTCTCCGACGACGCGCCGCCGGACACGACGAACCCACTCGCCGAGTCGGATCTGGCCGAAACCCGAAGACGGCAGGAGCGTGGCGAGATCGCCGCCGATCTCGATGCCGCGTCGCTCCAGCTCGCCGTGATGGGCATGGTGATGGCCCCGCTGCTGCTGCCCGTCCAGGTGCGTGATCTGTTCGGAATGGACGCGCGGACACCGGAATTCGAACAGCGATACGGCGAGCAATTGCGCCGGATCCTCGCTCATCTCAGTACACCCGATTTTCAAGGAGACCAACCATGA
- a CDS encoding ABC transporter substrate-binding protein: protein MALKKVSSLRSSLVPRAALAAASVALLTATFTSSCSSDSGGNPSGQNLTGRGPITYVEGKDTTETGAVKQLIERWNASHPDEQVTFKEQSNDASQQYDDLVEHMRSKQSGYDVVALDVPWTAEFAAKGWIQPLKDTFTLDTSALLSPTVASATYNNTLYAAPRNTNGGLLFYRKDLVPTPPKTWGEMLAQCPIAKQNNIGCYAGQLAPYEGLTVNAAEAINAYGGTFVGADGKTPTVNTPQARAGLKVLVDAYKNGDIPKEAITFKEPESANAFNTGKLLFMRNWPSTFGDAGSASSAVKDKFGVAPLPGENGVGASTLGGYNAAISAFSKNKATALDFLRYLISEDAQHIVAAGALPSVRASLYDDPALIAKMPYLPALKDSIANAVPRPVTPFYPAVSKAIQDNAYAALNGTKSVDDAITGMQKGIETAGS from the coding sequence ATGGCTTTGAAGAAGGTGTCGTCCCTACGTTCGTCGCTCGTACCCCGAGCGGCGCTGGCGGCTGCCTCCGTGGCGCTGCTGACGGCGACGTTCACCAGCTCATGCTCCAGCGACAGCGGCGGCAACCCGTCCGGCCAGAACCTCACCGGTCGCGGTCCGATCACCTATGTGGAGGGCAAGGACACCACCGAGACGGGCGCGGTCAAGCAACTGATCGAGCGCTGGAACGCCTCGCATCCGGATGAGCAGGTGACGTTCAAGGAGCAGTCGAACGACGCCTCGCAGCAGTACGACGACCTGGTCGAGCACATGCGCTCCAAGCAGTCCGGCTACGACGTCGTCGCCCTGGACGTGCCGTGGACCGCGGAATTCGCCGCGAAGGGCTGGATCCAGCCGCTGAAGGACACCTTCACCCTCGACACCTCGGCACTGCTGTCCCCGACGGTCGCCAGCGCCACCTACAACAACACTCTGTACGCCGCACCGCGAAACACCAACGGCGGCCTGCTGTTCTACCGCAAGGACCTGGTGCCCACCCCGCCCAAGACGTGGGGCGAGATGTTGGCGCAGTGCCCGATCGCCAAGCAGAACAACATCGGCTGCTACGCGGGCCAGCTCGCACCGTACGAGGGTCTGACGGTGAACGCCGCCGAAGCCATCAACGCCTATGGCGGCACCTTCGTCGGTGCGGACGGCAAGACGCCGACGGTCAACACCCCGCAGGCCCGCGCCGGACTGAAGGTGCTCGTCGACGCGTACAAGAACGGCGATATCCCGAAGGAAGCCATCACCTTCAAGGAGCCGGAAAGCGCCAATGCCTTCAACACCGGCAAGTTGCTTTTCATGCGCAACTGGCCGTCCACCTTCGGTGACGCCGGTTCGGCATCCTCCGCGGTCAAGGACAAGTTCGGTGTCGCGCCGCTGCCCGGTGAGAACGGCGTCGGCGCTTCGACCCTCGGCGGTTACAACGCGGCCATCAGCGCGTTCTCCAAGAACAAGGCCACCGCACTGGACTTCCTGCGCTACCTGATCAGCGAAGACGCCCAGCACATCGTCGCCGCCGGTGCGCTGCCCTCGGTGCGCGCGTCGCTGTACGACGATCCGGCGCTGATCGCGAAGATGCCGTACCTGCCCGCGCTGAAGGATTCGATCGCCAACGCGGTGCCGCGTCCGGTGACCCCGTTCTACCCGGCGGTGTCGAAGGCCATCCAGGACAACGCTTATGCTGCGTTGAACGGAACCAAGTCCGTCGACGACGCGATCACCGGGATGCAAAAGGGCATCGAGACGGCCGGATCGTAG